In Chelonia mydas isolate rCheMyd1 chromosome 7, rCheMyd1.pri.v2, whole genome shotgun sequence, the sequence AGCATTGCACAAATATTCTTATATCTACACAAATAGAAACACAACTAAGGAGAAAATTTCCAAACCCCTCTAGTTGGTAGTTGCTGCCTTTGAGATTAGCAGCATGTGATTCTGTCATAGTAGTTGGAAGTTTGAGACAGTGATCTAGATCCAAGTCAATAGTATTTTGCATCTTTCAGAGCAAAAGTCGCAGATAACCAAATGTAACATCTTACCTCATTATAATAAATAGTCAAACATCCTAGAGCATAGACCAAGAAAAATGCCTAAAAACATAAAAAGAGTAAGTTAAAATACACTGTCTGTATCACATGAAGACCTGTAGTTATAAGATTTACATGTTACAACAAACTCTAGAATTATCGCATAAAAGAAGTTTGAAAGCCACCAAAAGAGAGGCATTCCCAGAGAATCACCTTTGAAGTATGTCATTGTTACTTTAAAGATAAACCAGCATTATCGGAATTTTACTCACAGGAGAGCAGCATATGCAGACACTGTATTCTAATTAAAGCAGTGTTTATAGATATTTTTGGAAGAAAGAGTGGATACAGGATTTATGTGAAAATTATAGGtccattcctgcagcccttactcatgtgacTAGCCTCTCTGAGGTAAATGGAATTATTCATATGTGTAAAATCTACAGAATTGGACCCTTCAATGTCTTTCACTATTTCCATGTAATCTACAGATCATGGAAATTATTAGTTTACCAAGAACAGTGCaaacattttggattttaaaaatcagataatTCTTTAAGAAAGAGGTATTTATTGAACAGACCGGTGCTTTGTTCTGATGTTAGAAGAAAAAGAAGTTTCACAATATTTAAACATACCTCCTCCAGACTGAGttgcaaatattcaaaaatcCTAAATGGATTTCTTCTGCATACTAATTTTTCCCTTTTgattaactaaaagaaaaggtataaaaataaaataataaagaagcaaccaaagaaaaaggaaatgtgtGTTGCAttcaaatgacatttttcaaacatCTTAGATTCCACCTTAACTTTTCATTAAACATTTATGAGTGATTAATCTACTATATAGATGAACATTCAAATTGACAATACTGAACTCTGAAAAGAACACACTATATTtagtaaaattaaataaattacccatgaaaaaaagaaaaacttgcttGGCTTACATTTGATTCATCATTTGCTGCTTCATCTTCATGACACAATTTGCTTTCTTCTTCCTGCACCAATACATACTCATAAGCATATTCTTTCCCTTTGGCGAAGTCATGAAATACTTGGTTAGTATAGTCTTTGGCCTTGCAGCCACAGTGCACAATAAAATCATCATGTTTTTGGCAATGTACTTCAACTATAGCTTTAGTATCCAATGTATACAGTTCCTCAGAGCCATAGTTGGCCGATGGATCATCGTAAGCTGAATCACCTTCCAAACAAGCTTTCTTGCAGTCTACACTCATGTTATGACATTTAACATTTGATGCTGCTGAATCTCCATTATTTATGGCAGAATCTCTTGAAAGTTTCATTCCATCTGCTACATTTTCCATTTCTGCAGCCATTCTGCAGTAAGAGTCATCATTTTGTGCAacttctccttcccctttcatAAAAGGCAGATCAAATGGCTTAGTATAATTTTCAAGAATTTTGTTAACGGAGCAGTCATCAAGTCCTTGTTCTTGCATTAGGCTTTTAGCCCACTCTAGATGACACTGGTACCTGGATAATGGAaaaacaagaagtggaagattctAAGGCAGAGTATTGTTCAACTAATTACATGAAAACTAGGGCTGACAAGCAATTAAAAccattaatcacaattaatcccATAATTAAAAAATTATCATGCTTAATCACttggttaaacaataatagaataccatttaaatatttgtggatgttttctacattttcaaatatattgatttcaattacaacacagaataccaagtgtacaatGTTCActtaatatttgtaatcaaaaataaatatatgcactgtaaaaaaaaaaaatagtattttccagttcatctcatacaagtactgtagtgcaatctttttatcatgaaaattgaacttacaaatgtagaattatgtacaaaaaaaactgcattcaaaaataaaacaatgtaaaactttagagcctacaagtccactcagtcctacttcttgttcagccaatcgctcagacaaacaagtttggttacaatgtgcaggagataatgccgccgccttcttgtttacagtgtcacctgaaaatgagaacaggcgttcacatggcactattgtagccggaTGTGACTGTGCACCCCAGAAGgcttatggaaatatgcttatgaatgtatatatatgacataactggaatatgttttatgctacatatgccatgtaacatctctctgtaaaggttatgatctactgaatctattcatcctatttgtatgcatgtatcatttttgtatttgaagttatgaatattggctgtgtacttgcttgatttttaagtagcctttgtaaagcatttggtcagcttcttgagaaaggaatgtgcaaattaagtgcccaatcaagaaacacttaaacaATGGaacttggaaggctccaatccacataagaagtctacctggaGACAgtcaagatagcatgtgggcaacagctgctgcctgtaaaaactgagtttaccctgtataagctttatacagggtaaaacggatttatttggggtttggaccccactgggagttgggcatctgagtgttacaggaacacttcttaagctgctttcagtttaagcctacagctgttaggggacatggttcagatctgggtctggatttgcagcaggctagcgggtctggcttaaaccaggcagggcactgaagtcccaaccTGCCAGGGCAATAACGCAGAGGCAGAAGTAGTCGTGGCATATCAGTTGCTAGCCCGCaggaggtttctgtgatccaacccgtcacaccggagtcgcaagatatttacgtgccagatgtgctaaagattaatatatcccttcatgcttcaatcaccattccagaggacacacgtccatgctgatgatgggttctgttcgataactatccaaagcagagcggactaatgcatgttcattttccatcatctgagtcagatgccaccagcagaaggttgattttcttttttggtggttcgggttctctagtttccacattggagtgttgctcttttaagacttctgaagggatgctccacacctcgtccctctcagattttggacagcacttcagattcttaaaccttgggttgagtgctgtagctatttttagaaatctcacattggtaccttctttgcgttttgtcaaatctgcagtgaacgtgttcttaaaacaaacatgtcctgggtcatcatccaaggctgctagaacatgaaatatatggcagaatgcaggtagaacagaacaggagacatacaattctcccccaaggagttcagtcacaaatttaattaacacatttttttaacaagcatcattagcatggaagcatgtcctctggaatggtggccgaagcatgaaagggcatatgaatgtttagcatatctggcacg encodes:
- the TSEN2 gene encoding tRNA-splicing endonuclease subunit Sen2 isoform X4 produces the protein MDQRGTQEGPQVQPKMTLEGLEQGERYYWEMAEAVFHAPRRKRRVFESYDSPFPIPASQEDICGKDFKIYQAEVINNNVIVRNPEDIEQLYSKGYFGKGILSRSRPEYNISDPLLVAKWQDVKINMPILSSKKYQCHLEWAKSLMQEQGLDDCSVNKILENYTKPFDLPFMKGEGEVAQNDDSYCRMAAEMENVADGMKLSRDSAINNGDSAASNVKCHNMSVDCKKACLEGDSAYDDPSANYGSEELYTLDTKAIVEVHCQKHDDFIVHCGCKAKDYTNQVFHDFAKGKEYAYEYVLVQEEESKLCHEDEAANDESNLIKREKLVCRRNPFRIFEYLQLSLEEAFFLVYALGCLTIYYNEEPLTILKLWEVFSEVQPNFRTTYMAYHYFRSKGWVPKVGLKYGTDLLLYRKGPPFYHARFGIHFIF